The following is a genomic window from Candidatus Binataceae bacterium.
GTTGATTTTTCGCAACAACCGGGTCTATGTGCCGGTGGTGCGCAACAACCGCTTGCGTCTGGTTGAAATCACTTTGGGCTACGACAATGGTGTGCAGGTCGAGGCCACCAGCGGTGTGCATTACGACGAGCTCATCGCAATTGACGTGGGCCAGGCGGCGCGCGACGGCGAGCAGGTGCAGCCGGTCCTAAGCCATCAATCCGAAAACGCCGAGGATTGAGCGGCGCCTAGAGGCGGTTTCGGTTGGCCTTTTATTAGTGTAAAAGTCGCGCAGGAGAATTATGCATGAGCGGGCAGTCCAACAAAGCCTATTTTGCCGCCGGTTGCTTTTGGCATGTCGAAGAAGTCTTCAGCCGTGTTCCGGGAGTGATTGCCACCACCGTGGGTTACATGGGCGGCTCGGTGCCGCACCCCACCTACGAGATGGTTTGCAGCGATCGCACCGGTCATGCCGAAACGGTGGAAGTGGAATACGATCCGGACCGCGTCTCCTACGAACGCTTGTTGGAGATATTCTTTGAGCTGCACGACCCCACCACCCTCAATCGCCAGGGCCCCGATATCGGCACGCAGTATCGCTCGGCGATTTTCTACGATTCCGAAGCGCAGCGGCTGGCGGCGCAGGAAGCGATAGAAAAATTGCGGCAGGCTGGTCGTTATCCCCGCCCCATTGTGACCGAGGTAGTCCCACTCAAACCCTTCTACCGCGCCGAAGAGTACCATCAGCACTATTTTGCCAAGGGTTAACAAGCAGCGCCCACCAGGGAGGTCGCCGTGCGATGAAAATTGACGTGCATGCCCATTATTTCCCCGCCCGCTTCAACCAGATCATGGCCCGGCGCAGTCCTCGCGACGCTCAAGACATGGGTGCCGGCGACGCCTCGGGACAGGTCGAGGCACGGTTGGCGGACATGGACGCCGCCGGAGTGCAGATGCAAATTCTTTCCACTGCCGCGCGCGGACCTTACTTTCCCGCCGTCAACGAGGCGGTGGAGGGAGCGCGCGTAGCCAACGATCTCTATGCCGAACTTGTGGCCCGCCATCCTAAACGCTTTGACGTCTTTGCTTCGGTCCCGCTGCCGCATCTGGATGCGACCATGCGCGAGTTGGAACGAGCGCTGGATGAATTGGGGATGGTGGGGGTAACAGCTACCACTTCGGTGCTGCAAAAGCCCCTGGTAGATCCTCAATTCGAGCCCTTTTTCGCCGAACTCGATCGGCGTCACGCGCCGTTGTTTATCCATCCGGCGGGCGTTGGGGCCTGCTCGGCGCACATTTTGGACTACGGGCTGGAATGGGCGATTGGGGCGCCGGTGGAGGACACCGTGATTGCGCTGCAGTTGGTCGCCCGCCAAATACCCGTGCGCTTTCCCAATATCAAAATCATCCTGGCTCACTTGGGCGGCGCATTACCGATGCTGGCGGCGCGCCTGGAGCATCTGATGCCCAGCTACACCCAGATCAAGCTGGGCGAGCCACCACTTACCACCCTGCGCCGAATGTGGTACGACACCGTCGCGCACAACTCGATTGCGGCGTTGCGCTGCGCCTGCGATACGCTGGGCACGGACCGCATCGTGTTGGGGAGCGATTTTCCTTACATGCGCGCGGATTGGTACCGTGGTGCGGTCAGCCATATTCAGCAATCGGGCCTGCCCCAGGCAGCTATCGACCAAATCCTGGAGCGCAATGCGATGACGCTGCTGGGGCTAGCGGAACGGGGTTGATTGGCCGCCCTTGGCGTGAGGCGTTAAGTGCGGTCTTGCCTTCTGCTTTCGCATAGCGCCATCGGCCCGCGCACTGCAGGAGGACTACTTATCCGGCCAAGAAGTTAGATTGGAGATCAAACCGCCGGTCAGTCGGAAAAGCGGAGAGGAACAGGTGCTCACTCCCTGGCGATCGTTGAGCCAACCCGATCCGGGGCGGCAATACGTGGCCCTGCTTACAGCCTTGGGGCTGCAGCGCGCACGAGACGTCCCGCTGCTTTTTTGGCACACCTGGCGAATTTGGGGCCAATTGCGCAAGAGCCGCGGGCTGGTGGGCTATTCACTGCGCGCCGAGCTTTTGAGCCAGCGTTTCTGGACGCTCTCGGCCTGGGAAGACGAACTGACGCTGCAGGCGTTTGTGCGTACCCTCCCGCATGTTCGAATCATGAAAGTGATGGCGCCGCGCACGCGCGCCAACAGCTTCCTGCGTTGGACCATCTTAGGCGCGGATTTGCCACCCCGTTGGGATGATGCTTTAGCCCGCGCGCGGGCCTGACGAAGCTTCCGTACCGAGGGCGCGCCTGGCGGCTTCAGGGCGAAGGTTCATCAGCAAAAAATCGATCTTATCAGGCGATGCCTCGTCGGCTCGGTAGCGCTGGGGAAATGGGTAAAGAATTTTTGCCGCTGCTGCGCGGTAGCGCGCGGCCAGGGCCGCGGCCACCTTGGGAGACGCGAACAATCCCACTGCCAGCGTGCTGTCGCTTCCTAGGCCTACCCATAGGCCGGTGCTGGCCCCATGCGAGGTCCCGGCCAGGAGCCAGTCCAGCCGCGCCGCCCACTTGGAGTCGGGTAGCAGGCCGAGATCATGCAAGCGGCGTGGGTTGAGCTGGGAGAGGCTGCCGCCCGAATCGATGAATTGCAAAGCTGCGCGCAGCATCATTGCCGTCCACTGCTGGGCGGCACTCTGTTGCAGGCTTTCGAGCTGCGCGGCCGGTACGTTACCGGTCTTATCAACCCGATACACGGAGACGCCGCCGATTCGGACCGGGTTTGCGGGCAAGGGTATGGTCGATGTCGCCGCGCCGTCGGCGATTAGGATCGCCTCGACCTGATGCGCAACCAGAAAACTGCGCCACTGAGTTTCGGCATCGGCCAGGGGTAGCGAAAACAGGGCCGAGTTGACCGCGGGCCAGCGTGCGAACTCCTCGGGGGTTGGTCCGATATAGCCGCCAGCCATGGAGAAATACATCCTAGTTTGCGCCTGCCACAACATGCTCGGACCGTTCACTCCATAGGGAATAACTACGACCTTTTCGTCGCGATGCAGCACCTGGCGATACAGGCCGGCGCTGAAGAAGGCAGGCTGCGGATATCCAGCGGCTTGCAACAGGAGTGGCTTGGGCAAGAGCGCGGCCACTGCGTATAGCGCGGCGATACGGCTCAGCCTTGCGCCCGGCGCCGCCCAGCAGGTGCTGACAACGATTGCGGCCAGCAGAAAGCCGTAGTTGGCCACGCGCACCGGCAGCGCGTTTTTGATCAGTGGCAGGTCAAAAAACTTGCTCCAAGGCATCCGCCCGATTCGGTGGCCGGCCACATGCAGCACCGGTCCCAGCGCCAGGACGATGACCGTTACCATTACAAACAGCACCAGACGCGCCCAAGGCTGGGCGCGTCTGGTCCAGAAGAACCACCCCAGTAGCAAGAGCATCGGTAGGCCGAGGTAAAACTCGTTCTCCGCCAGATTGCCGGTGAAGCGTGAAGTCAGAGTCACGGCCCGTGCGGGCGCAATCAGCAGTAGCTGGGTTGGCAGAGCGAAGCCGAGCAGATCGGCCGAGAAGAATGCGTCCGGAAACAGGGGTCGGCGCGGGGCCGCATGATGGGCCAAGGCAAGATATACAAAGGGTGCCAATGCGATAGCCGCCAGCAGGTATCCGGCCGCCAACGGTCCGAGGTTCACCCATAAGGCGCGCCGATAAGACCCAAGCAGCAGGAAGCCGCCGAGCAAGGTCGCCGCGGCGATGACCGTCATGGTGGCGAGGATCTCGCTGGAGAGCAGGCACTGCACGACCAGCAAGGCGGCCAAGGCGAGGGTAAACTTCCGACCCCCGATCGAACCATCGAGCAGCAGAAGGAAGAGCAGCACGCACAGCGGCGGCACGAAGGTAAAGGTCAGACTGAGGTGACCACCTATCAGATGGCCCATCTCATAGGGGGAAAAGCCGTAGATTGCCCCTCCGACCAAGGCCGCGGCGAAGCGCCCGGTCAGTTTGCGGCACAGCAGGAAGGCTGCAAATGCCGCGAGCACTGGAGCCAAAATAGCGGCCAGGTTGTAGGCGACGACTGGGCCAAAAAGTGAGGTTATTGGCCACAGCACGAAAGCAAGCGCGGGAATCGACGTAGCCCAGGTCAGGTTGAAGCCGGATGGCGCCCAGATCACGCGAGAGATAAAGGGGTTGAGGTGGTGAGCGATGGCGTGTGGCCACCACACCAGGCACCACATCATTACCGAAGGGTCACTGCCAAAGCCGATGTGACGCCTGGCCGGGTTGGCCAAGATTGGCACGGCCGCGACGAATATCGCGAGGGCCAAGTATATTGCAAACGCCGCACTTTTAGCCCGGCGCGATTGGGTCGGGAGAGGCGCCGGTTTGCGCCGGGGCAAAGGTCTGCCCAAGGACTCAGCCGGCGTGGCTGAACACACCCGCGTTCTGAACCATCGCCGGCTGCCGCTTAGGCTTACTCACCGCCGCGCCCCCTCGACCCTGAGCCGCTTTAGTGTTGCGGTTGGCTTTTATCCAACCACCGGTGGGCTTGGACAATAGTCACCCGCTTTAAGCGAGCACGACCAGATCGTAGGCGCGGGGCAAGCCTTCGGCGACCACGTCAACCTTGTCGCCATGTGCCGCGACCACGCTGCCGTCGTTAAGGGCGCCAAAGAAACCGCCTTCCGGGTTTTCAGCCAAGCTCATGATCATCGCGCCGTTGGCCAGTCTGGGTACGGCTACGCGTTCAAAGCTCTGACCGCGATCCAGGCTGCGTAGCAGTGCGGCCTCGGCCCCGGTCTCGCGTTCGTACCAAGCCGGCGGAGCCTGATTAGCTTCGGCGATATAGATGCGCACTTGGCCGCCGTTGCTCACTAGCAGTGGCACGGTATAGCCGTGCACCCCGTTGGTGATCTGCCGCCAACTGGTGCCGCTATTCTCGCTGAGGTAGAAGCCACGCCCGGTGGTGGCGTACAGGCGGGTGGAGTCATGCGGGTCGACCCGCACCACGTGGACGTCATCGTAGAGCCCCTCGTTGAGTGGCTCGAAGCTTTCGCCACGGTCACGGGTGCGAAAGATGCCGCCCTCTTCGACTCCGGCATAGAACGTTGCAGGGTCGGACGGATCGAATGCTATCGAGCGGACGTGCGGAACGTGGGGCGGCGGTGGAAAGGACCAATGGTCGCGTCCCGGCATCTTGAGAAAACTGACGCATTCCTCGAAGCTATCTCCGCCATCGGTGCTCTTGAAGATGCGGCCGTGAGAGGCCCCAACATAGACCGTGCCACTTTTGTCGGGCGCGGTGGCAATTGCCCAGACTTCTTCCTTCTGCAGCTCGCGCATACCGATTGGCTGCCAAGTGTGGCCGCCGTCGCGGGAGCGCGACAGCACGTCGCGACCGTCGAAGTTCGAGCGGCTGTGGCTAGCCTTGCCGGCGTACAGCAGCTTGGAATCGAAATGGTCGCGAGCCACGCAAAACGCGGTGCTGGGGCCCTGGCTGATTACGTCAGGGCGGCCGCCCAGATCCAACAGTGCAACTCCCTTGGCGGTACCGATGCAAAGCTTCATCTGCGCTCCTCCCAAACCAAACGGTTAAATAGCGATGTCTTTACCTTATCATGCTTGCGTCTGAGTTAGAATCGCCGGCGCCGGCAACTTAGCCTGCCAATATCCGTGCGGCGTCCTGGACTGCCCGCACGATCTTGTCGTAGCCCGTGCAGCGGCACAGATTGCCGGCTAGCGCGTAGCGGATTTCGGCCTCGCTGGGGTGGGGATTACGATCGAGCAGGGCCTTGGCCGACATTAGAAAGCCGGGCGTGCAGATGCCGCATTGCAGGCTGGCGTTTTCGAGAAATTTCTGCTGCAGCGGATGCAATTTGGCGCCCTGCGCCAGGCCTTCGACGGTGAGCACGGTATGCCCCTGGGCTTCAACGCCCAGCACCAGGCAACTGCAGACCGGGCGGCCGTCCAACAATACCGTGCAGGCGCCGCAATCCCCTGTCAGGCAACCTTCCTTGCTACCGGTCAATCCCAGCACGTCGCGCAGCACCTCGAGCAGGCTTTGCCGGGGCTCGCACAAAAACTCGGTCTGTTGGCCGTTGACCAGGCTTTCCACCAACTGCTTTTGCGCCATGACAATGCCTTCCGCTTCCTAATTGTCGCGCGCGCGGGCCGCGGCGTTAAGGATCGCGCGCCGCGCCAGCACGCCCACTACTTGGCGTCGATAATCGGCGGTACCGCGCATGTCGCTAATCGGTTGTGCGGCGGCCCGCACCAGGGCTACGGCGCGCTCGATTGCGCGCTCGTCCAGGGGACCGACCAGGGCGGCAGCGGCCTGGGGAGCCAGGATCGGTGTGGGTGCCACCGCGCCCAGCGCGATCCGAGCGGCGATGCAACGGTCGCCCTCTAGCGTGACTGCGGCCCCCGCGCCCACGATAGCGATATCCATCTCGTTGCGCGGAATCAGGCGCAAGTAACTATCCGCGCTGTGTGCGGCAGGCGGGGCGATGAGGATTTGAGTGACAAATTCGCCTGCGCCCAGCACGTTGCGGCCCGGGCCGGCGAAAAACTGCGCGACCGGCAGTTCGCGCGTGCCGCCGGGACCGGCGATGCGCACCCGCGCATCAAGTGCCAGCAACGCCGGACTGGTGTCGGCGGCCGGTGAGGCGTTGCACAGATTGCCGCCCACCGAAGCGCGCTGCTGAATCTGCAGCGAGCCTATGAGATGGGCCGCTTCGCTGAGTCCGGGATAATACCGGCGCATCAGCGCGCTTTCGCTGATCTCGATACAAGAGACCGCCGCGCCCAGGCACAAACCCGCCTTGGGGTCGTAGCTCAACGCGCGCAATTCCGGGATGCCCTTTACATCGATCAGCAGGCGCGGACGGCGAGCACCGCTGCGCATCTGAATCAGCAGATCGGTGCCCCCGCACAGCACTCGCGCCTGCTCGCCCTCGCGCGCCAGCAATTCCACCGCCTGGGCAATGCTTGTGGCGGCCTGATAGGTGAACGCGTGCACAGAGTCCTCCGCTTGTTTGCTTCCCGTTCTGATTAATCAAGCCTCGGCCGCACCCGCGCGGCATTGGCCCAAAGGGAAGTTCCGATCATCGCAGCGACCTGGCTGCGGCGCAACCCGCCGGCACGCTTGTCGGCAAGCGGCCGGTCTTCTAGGATTAAGCTGGCCCGTCGCCGCGGGCAGGCGGGCTGCGGCTTCCATAAACCGGCTCGCCGCCTGTAGTTAAGGAGAAACAATCCGATGGCCGCTGCTACTCCCGAATTCAAGGTGATTGGGACTCGTCCGGTGCGCCCCGACGGGATCGAAAAAGTCAACGGGCGCGCGCGCTACGGCGCTGACTACAGCTTCCCCGACATGCTTCACGGCAAGGTGCTGAGAAGCCCGCACGCGCACGCGATTATAAAATCGATCAAAGTTGACCAGGCGCTCAAGCTGCCTGGCGTGCGCGCGATTATCACCAGCGCCGATCTGCCGCCCGCGCCCAACCGCAAGATGGCGGTGGGCGAGGTCGCGGCCAATCCGCGCGACATTTCGTGGAATATCCTGGCCCGCCACAAGGTGCTCTATGACGGCCACGCGGTCGCCGCGGTGGCCGCCACCTCGCCCCATATCGCCGAGCAGGCGTTGGAGCTGATCGAGGTCGAGTACGAGGTTCTGCCACCGGTGATGACCGCCGAGCAAGCGATGGCGCCCGGTGCGCCGATCCTGCATGAAGACCTGGGCAAGGAGGGCGAGCCGCCCACCAATGTGGCCGGGCGTGTGCAGTTTACTCGCGGTGATCTGGAGGTGGGCTTCAAGAGCGCCGACGTTATCGTCGAGCGTGAGTTTCGCGCCGCCACCGTCCATCAGGGCTACATCGAACCGCACAACGCGGTGGCGATCTACAATTCCGACGGCAACGGAACGATTTATACCTCGACGCAGGCGCCCTTTGACGTGCGCCGCCTGACCAGTTTGATCCTGGGGATGCCGTTGGGAAAGATTCGCGTGGTGCCGGCGGAAATTGGCGGCGGCTTCGGCGGCAAGACCACCATTTATCTGGAGCCGTTGGCCCTGCTGCTATCTCAACGCACGGGCCAGCCGGTCAAGATGGTAATGACTCGCGGCGAAGTCCTACGCGCCAGCGGACCAACCTCGGGTGGAGTGATGAAAGTCCGCATGGGTGCCACCAGCGAGGGTAAGTTGACCGCCGCCAAAATCTGGATCGCCTATGAGGCCGGGGCCTTTCAGGGCTCGCCCGTGGGGCCGGCGGCGATGTGCGCGATAGCGCCCTATGACGTCCCCAACTTTCTGATCGAAGCTTATGACGTGGTGGTCAATCGACCCAAGGTAAATGCTTACCGAGCGCCCGGCGCGACCAATTCCGAGTTTGCCGCCGAATGCGTGATCGACGAGTTGGCCGAGCGCTGTGGCCTGGATCCAATCGAATTTCGCTTGCGCAATGCGGTCAAACAGGGTGTTCGCGCGGCCTACGGCCCGACCTTTGGACCGGTAGGTTTCATTGAGGTCTGTCAGGCGCTGCGCGACAGCCCCCACTATCGCGCCCCGCTGGAAGGCGCCAATCGCGGTCGCGGAGTGGCCTTCGGTTTTTGGTTCAACGTCGGGCTGCAATCCTCGGCTACCGTCAACCTAAATCCCGACGGGAGCGCCAGCGTCGTCACCGGCTCGGTCGATATTGGCGGCAGCCGGGCTTCCAGCGCGATGATCGCCGCGGAGGTGCTGGGACTTCGCGCCGAAGACGTGCATGCCGTGGTGGCAGATACTGATTCCATTGGCTATACCGATCTGACCGCCGGCAGCCGAGTCACTTTCGCAACCGGCCTGGCGATTTACGAAGCGGCCCATGACGCGGTACGCCAGCTCAAAGAACGGGCGGCGCGGGTGTGGGAACTCAAGCCCGAGGATGTCGACTATCGCGATGGCGCGGTGGTGTCGCGCAACAACGGGGTAGCACCGCTTACTCTAAAGGAACTAGTGGAGAAGTACGGAGCAACCGGCCAACCGATCGTGGGGCGGGCCAGTGTCAACGCGCGCGGCGCCGGTCCCTCCTTCTCGGGTTGCCTGGTCGACGTCGAGGTGGATCCGGAAACCGGAAAGTCTCAGATTTTGCGCTGCACCATTGCTCAGGACGCCGGCCGCGCCATTCATCCCAGCTATGTGGAGGGTCAGATGCAAGGCGGGGCAGCGCAAGGCTTGGGCTGGGCGCTGAATGAGGAGTACTGCTATGACGAACAAGGCCGGTTGCGTAATACCGGATTTTTAGACTACCGGATGCCGACCTGTCTGGACTTGCCGATGATCGAGCCGATTATTATCGAAGTGCCTAATCCAAATCATCCACTGGGTATTCGGGGCGTGGGTGAAGCTTCGATTGTGCCGCCGGTAGCGGCTACTGCCAACGCTATCTATCGTGCGGCCGGAGTTCGGATAACCGAATTGCCAATCTCGCCGCCGCGGTTGCTGGCCGCCCTTTTAGCTCGCTCGGCCGCCTGAGCCCTGGGCCCGGGCGCGGTACGTGGGGCCGCCCTCTGGCCCCTTTCTCCGGATATGCCACGGCGGAGGGACGGCGGTGGGCGGCGGGCTCGGCCTTTGCCAGGACATCCCGCGTAACCTTCTCCGCGGCCTCGGCGGACTCCATTTCTCCGCGTTCTCCCCCTTTACGTTGGGAAGATGGATCACAGCCTCATCAAGACTTCTCCCCAACCATGGACGAAAAGGGGGGCACGTGAGGATAGTTGTACTGGGCAAATAGCTGTTATTGCTAAGCGCAATCCTCGCAATGCGTCATTAAGCCGCAATCTTAACGACATCACCTTTTTGCTTGCAGCCGCGCAGTCCTCGCCATGAAATGGAAAGAGGCTTTTTTCGA
Proteins encoded in this region:
- a CDS encoding xanthine dehydrogenase family protein subunit M, with the translated sequence MHAFTYQAATSIAQAVELLAREGEQARVLCGGTDLLIQMRSGARRPRLLIDVKGIPELRALSYDPKAGLCLGAAVSCIEISESALMRRYYPGLSEAAHLIGSLQIQQRASVGGNLCNASPAADTSPALLALDARVRIAGPGGTRELPVAQFFAGPGRNVLGAGEFVTQILIAPPAAHSADSYLRLIPRNEMDIAIVGAGAAVTLEGDRCIAARIALGAVAPTPILAPQAAAALVGPLDERAIERAVALVRAAAQPISDMRGTADYRRQVVGVLARRAILNAAARARDN
- the msrA gene encoding peptide-methionine (S)-S-oxide reductase MsrA, with amino-acid sequence MSGQSNKAYFAAGCFWHVEEVFSRVPGVIATTVGYMGGSVPHPTYEMVCSDRTGHAETVEVEYDPDRVSYERLLEIFFELHDPTTLNRQGPDIGTQYRSAIFYDSEAQRLAAQEAIEKLRQAGRYPRPIVTEVVPLKPFYRAEEYHQHYFAKG
- a CDS encoding (2Fe-2S)-binding protein, which encodes MAQKQLVESLVNGQQTEFLCEPRQSLLEVLRDVLGLTGSKEGCLTGDCGACTVLLDGRPVCSCLVLGVEAQGHTVLTVEGLAQGAKLHPLQQKFLENASLQCGICTPGFLMSAKALLDRNPHPSEAEIRYALAGNLCRCTGYDKIVRAVQDAARILAG
- a CDS encoding amidohydrolase family protein, which translates into the protein MKIDVHAHYFPARFNQIMARRSPRDAQDMGAGDASGQVEARLADMDAAGVQMQILSTAARGPYFPAVNEAVEGARVANDLYAELVARHPKRFDVFASVPLPHLDATMRELERALDELGMVGVTATTSVLQKPLVDPQFEPFFAELDRRHAPLFIHPAGVGACSAHILDYGLEWAIGAPVEDTVIALQLVARQIPVRFPNIKIILAHLGGALPMLAARLEHLMPSYTQIKLGEPPLTTLRRMWYDTVAHNSIAALRCACDTLGTDRIVLGSDFPYMRADWYRGAVSHIQQSGLPQAAIDQILERNAMTLLGLAERG
- a CDS encoding xanthine dehydrogenase family protein molybdopterin-binding subunit — translated: MAAATPEFKVIGTRPVRPDGIEKVNGRARYGADYSFPDMLHGKVLRSPHAHAIIKSIKVDQALKLPGVRAIITSADLPPAPNRKMAVGEVAANPRDISWNILARHKVLYDGHAVAAVAATSPHIAEQALELIEVEYEVLPPVMTAEQAMAPGAPILHEDLGKEGEPPTNVAGRVQFTRGDLEVGFKSADVIVEREFRAATVHQGYIEPHNAVAIYNSDGNGTIYTSTQAPFDVRRLTSLILGMPLGKIRVVPAEIGGGFGGKTTIYLEPLALLLSQRTGQPVKMVMTRGEVLRASGPTSGGVMKVRMGATSEGKLTAAKIWIAYEAGAFQGSPVGPAAMCAIAPYDVPNFLIEAYDVVVNRPKVNAYRAPGATNSEFAAECVIDELAERCGLDPIEFRLRNAVKQGVRAAYGPTFGPVGFIEVCQALRDSPHYRAPLEGANRGRGVAFGFWFNVGLQSSATVNLNPDGSASVVTGSVDIGGSRASSAMIAAEVLGLRAEDVHAVVADTDSIGYTDLTAGSRVTFATGLAIYEAAHDAVRQLKERAARVWELKPEDVDYRDGAVVSRNNGVAPLTLKELVEKYGATGQPIVGRASVNARGAGPSFSGCLVDVEVDPETGKSQILRCTIAQDAGRAIHPSYVEGQMQGGAAQGLGWALNEEYCYDEQGRLRNTGFLDYRMPTCLDLPMIEPIIIEVPNPNHPLGIRGVGEASIVPPVAATANAIYRAAGVRITELPISPPRLLAALLARSAA